In a single window of the Arachis hypogaea cultivar Tifrunner chromosome 6, arahy.Tifrunner.gnm2.J5K5, whole genome shotgun sequence genome:
- the LOC112696300 gene encoding probable WRKY transcription factor 21, protein MEEVEEANRAAVESCHRVLTVLSQPQDQVHYRNLMVETGEAVMKFKKVVSLLSSSLGHARVRKHKKLQVPFSQSILLDSPVCIRKNHQSKYLKFPQADFHDNSAQELGLTVGKALTLAAKPAFELSSNGNGNGKSPLQLAQQLSSTHYHILQQQQQQQRALLLHHQQQQQQMKHQAEIMYRRNNINNSNNCSSNNNSVINLNFDNSSSCTPTMSSTRSFISSLSIDGSVANMEGSAFHLIGAARSSDQNSQQHKRKCSARGDEASGGKCHCSKKRKHRVKRSIKVPAISNKLADIPPDDYSWRKYGQKPIKGSPHPRGYYKCSSMRGCPARKHVERCLEEPSMLIVTYEGEHNHPKLSTQSANA, encoded by the exons ATGGAGGAAGTTGAAGAAGCTAACAGAGCTGCTGTTGAGAGCTGCCATAGAGTTTTAACAGTGTTGTCTCAGCCTCAGGATCAAGTTCATTATAGGAATTTAATGGTAGAAACTGGTGAAGCTGTGATGAAGTTCAAGAAAGTTGTTTCCTTGCTTAGTAGTAGTTTGGGTCATGCAAGAGTTAGGAAGCATAAGAAGCTTCAAGTACCATTTTCTCAAAGCATCCTCTTGGATAGCCCAGTTTGCATAAGAAAAAATCATCAATCTAAGTACTTGAAATTTCCTCAGGCTGATTTTCATGATAATTCAGCTCAGGAACTGGGTTTAACAGTAGGGAAAGCGCTAACTCTGGCTGCGAAACCGGCCTTCGAATTGAGCTCCAATGGCAATGGGAATGGGAAGAGTCCTCTTCAACTTGCTCAACAACTCTCATCAACACACTATCATATTcttcagcagcagcagcaacaacaaagggcattgctgctgcatcatcagcagcagcagcaacaaatGAAACATCAAGCCGAAATTATGTACAGAAGGAACAACATTAACAATAGCAATAActgcagcagcaacaacaacagtgtcataaatctgaattttgataaTAGCTCTAGCTGCACACCAACAATGTCGTCTACTAGGTCTTTTATTTCTTCCCTTAGCATAGATGGGAGCGTGGCGAACATGGAAGGAAGCGCCTTCCATCTAATCGGAGCTGCGCGCTCTTCTGATCAGAATTCCCAACAGCACAAGAGAAAATGTTCTGCTAGAGGCGACGAGGCGAGCGGTGGCAAATGCCATTGCTCAAAGAAGAG GAAACATAGAGTGAAGAGATCAATCAAGGTGCCTGCCATCAGCAACAAACTTGCAGATATCCCTCCTGATGATTATTCGTGGAGGAAGTACGGGCAGAAGCCCATCAAGGGGTCTCCACACCCCAG GGGGTATTATAAGTGCAGCAGCATGAGAGGGTGCCCTGCTAGGAAGCATGTTGAGAGGTGCTTGGAAGAGCCTTCAATGCTAATAGTTACCTATGAAGGGGAGCACAACCACCCTAAATTATCAACACAATCTGCAAACGCATGA
- the LOC112696302 gene encoding small ribosomal subunit protein uS19x — protein sequence MADVEAEVATAQPKKRTFKKFSFRGVDLDALLDMSTDELVKLFTARARRRFQRGLTRKPMALIKKLRKAKREAPAGEKPEPVRTHLRNMIIVPEMIGSIIGVYNGKTFNQVEIKPEMIGHYLAEFSISYKPVKHGRPGIGATHSSRFIPLK from the exons ATG GCTGATGTTGAAGCAGAAGTCGCGACGGCACAACCGAAGAAGAGGACGTTCAAGAAGTTCAGCTTCAGAGGCGTCGACCTCGATGCTCTCTTGGACATGTCCACCGATGAACTTGTCAAGCTCTTCACTGCACGCGCCCGCAGAAG ATTTCAACGCGGTTTGACGCGAAAGCCTATGGCGCTAATCAAGAAACTCCGTAAGGCG AAAAGGGAGGCTCCAGCCGGTGAAAAGCCAGAGCCAGTCAGGACTCACCTTCGCAACATGATCATTGTGCCTGAAATGATTGGTAGCATCATTGGTGTCTACAATGGTAAGACCTTCAATCAAGTTGAAATCAAACCAGAAATGATAGGCCACTATCTAGCTGAATTCTCAATCTCTTACAAGCCTGTTAAGCATGGAAGGCCTGGTATTGGTGCAACTCACTCCTCGAGGTTCATTCCTCTCAAGTGA